DNA from Triticum aestivum cultivar Chinese Spring chromosome 7D, IWGSC CS RefSeq v2.1, whole genome shotgun sequence:
TACGTCCGCCCATCCATGGATGCATtcttttccctataaatagagCTGATCGACCTGCAGAAATCATCAATCATCCCATCAACTCATCAAGGCATTGCCTAAACATTAAGGCATTTAGTTCGTGAACATGAAGGTTTCCACTCTGCAGCCGCTACTTCTTCTGATCATCTTGTCTAGTTCTTGTTGCCTGAGTGCAAATGCAGGTGCTCATGCGGCTCAGGGAAATCACCATGAAATCAATCAGTTCATGGTCGTGGCAACAAGCTCCCTGAAGCACATCCCAGACGATGCAGTCTGCTCTGGACACAAGGGTAAGTTTgtggagtactccctccgtaaactaatataagagcgtttagatcactactttagtaatctaaacactcttatattagctTACAGGGGGAGTAGTATATATTTCTTCAAAAAGGGTAAACCCTGGCCGCTATATCAGGTGATGCACGAGCGGTTGTATAAATATAATACTAACTTCAGCTAACATGTGCTTGGACGGTGAACAGTAATGCCGTCCCGCAACAGCACCGCCTGGGTGCCGATGAACCGCCCGCACGGCCCATGCTCGTCGTCATCATCAAGGGCAACGACGGTGGATAAGGGTGTTGATGTCGATGACATGCTCCTGTGGGACCAGCTTCGCACCAGCAACATCCGGACGCAGCTCTCCGCCGATGTTGGCAGTGCCGGTGCGGGTGTACCCATAATTGCCAGAACTACCAAGGTGTCTAACCAGGATTACATGCCGGCATCACAGGCGGCAGTGGGGCAAAACTCAGGGACGTCAAAATCGGTGAGAACCGGCCGGATAACATATTACGCTAATCCTTGGTATTTTGAAGTACTGGTGAACGTACTTGGGGTGTGTATCAATTTAAGTGAGATTTTAGTACACTTTTCTTGCAAACAAAAATACACTTGCTACCTTAACAGGACCTCACGTTGACGTATCAATAGCCAATAGCAAAGTTGGGTGGCAGAGATTCCAGTGAGAATGAGAAAGCCTGTATATCTAAATGGGGTAACAACTGATCTGTACAATTTTTGTAGATCCAAAAGTCTGATCAGACGGCGACTGGCGAGCACCACGCAACGGCGAGCCAGACGGTGGTCGTCGACACGAGCAGCGACATCCCGTGGGTGCAGTGCCTCCCGTGCCCCATCCCGCAGTGCCACCTTCAGAAGGACCCATTCTATGACCCGGCCAAGTCGAGTACATTCGCTCCAATCCCCTGTGGCTCCCCAGCCTGCAAGGAGCTCGGCAGCAGCTACGGCAATGGCTGCTCAGGCAGCACGGACCAGTGCAAGTACACTGTTAACTATGGCGACGGTAGGGCAACGTCCGGGACATATGTCACTGACACGCTGACGATGTCCCCCACCATCCTAGTCAAGGACTTCCGGTTCGGATGCAGCCATGCCGTGAGGGGCTCCTTCAGCGACCAGACCGCCGGCGTTCTGGCCCTCGGCGGCGGTGGTGGGTCGCTTCTGGAGCAGACGGCGGAGGCCTACGGCAACGCCTTCTCCTACTGCATCCCGCACCCGAGCTCCTCTGGCTTTCTCTCGCTGGGCGGGCCGGCGGAGGCCTCCTCCAAGTTCGCACGCACGCCCCTGTTCAAGAACAAACATGCGCCGACGTTCTACATCGTGCACCTGGAGGCAATCACCATGGCCGGGAAGAGACTTGGTGTGCCGCCGGCTACCTTTGCCGGCGGCGCAGTGATGGACTCTGGTGCAGTAG
Protein-coding regions in this window:
- the LOC123169061 gene encoding aspartyl protease family protein At5g10770, with the translated sequence MKVSTLQPLLLLIILSSSCCLSANAGAHAAQGNHHEINQFMVVATSSLKHIPDDAVCSGHKVMPSRNSTAWVPMNRPHGPCSSSSSRATTVDKGVDVDDMLLWDQLRTSNIRTQLSADVGSAGAGVPIIARTTKVSNQDYMPASQAAVGQNSGTSKSIQKSDQTATGEHHATASQTVVVDTSSDIPWVQCLPCPIPQCHLQKDPFYDPAKSSTFAPIPCGSPACKELGSSYGNGCSGSTDQCKYTVNYGDGRATSGTYVTDTLTMSPTILVKDFRFGCSHAVRGSFSDQTAGVLALGGGGGSLLEQTAEAYGNAFSYCIPHPSSSGFLSLGGPAEASSKFARTPLFKNKHAPTFYIVHLEAITMAGKRLGVPPATFAGGAVMDSGAVVTQLPPAAYAALRAAFRSAMAAYGPLAAPVRNLDTCYDFTRFPEVKVPKVSLVFAGGATLELDPASIMLDGCLAFAPTPGEESVGFIGNVQQQTYEVLYDVGGGSVGFRPAAC